ccgcgcgggcgcggccgcacCTGCAGCTCGCGTCGGCGCCTCCTCCCGTCGTCCGCGCCGATGCGCCGTGCGCCTGCCTTTCCTCTACCTCACACTCGCCTCGTCACGCCTTCCTCTTCGCGTGCGCCGAGCGCCGTGCGCCAGAAGGACAGAAGCGAGCTGAGGTCGCCATTGCCGACCTCCAAGCCTGCGCCGCCCCCTTTTCGATCCACCTAACCTACTCTGTCAAACTTCGATTCCTTGCATCTACAGCTTCACCCGAGGTCCTCTACGATCTCAGGCCACCGGTTGCCCAAGCCTCGGGCTGTACCAGCTGCGCGacggctcgccgccgtcgccatggtTGCCGTTGACGACCTCGTAGGTGAGCTCAGGTGATATCTGTCCTTCGAGCCCAACCAACTTGCAAAATGAGTTCGCCTTGAGGTGCTGATGATGATGCTCTCGGTGGTTCATGGTTTTCGTAGCAGGATCAACGGAAACACGGAGGTCAGCGCCACCGGCCCAACGTCACGCATGAACGTGGCTTCCTCCGCGAGTTCCGGCCACCttggtgctacagtacccagcCCTAGGTCATTTCTGgggctggctccgccactgccccGGATGTTCCAGATTCCACAGAGCCTATGTTCTTGATGCCAACCACCTGAATGACACATCTATCTATCTGTGTTCCGGACAATTGATTAGATCGTAGGTGCTGCAAATGTAGTCAAGACTGCACTTTGTGTATACTATAGCCTGTGTTGTGTTGGGGGGCTATGGAAAGGGTGGTGCAAGGCTGCAAGCTGCTACTTCCTATAGTCCTATGTTAACAATTTTTTTACGCCAAGGCATTTGCGGAAAGCCTAGGAAACTATTTCACAATTAAGAATATAGTTCAACcaatatattattatattttaCCCTATTATTTCCTCTCATAAGATCTGATAGGCACGCAATGCAACACAAACATGAGGTGATAAAAATATCGCCACTTCACAAGACAACCACCTCCTAAGCAAAAATTTAGGAGTATAAGACCACTTAACCACTACTGTACAAGTTGTAGTTGAAATGCAACTcacaatatttctttttctataCATAAActaattaattatatagttaTTATAAGTACACTTGAGATTTTTTATAACCGATATTAGTAGGATTGAAATGAGCCGGCCTATtacattttataaatatatatactacCCATTCATAAATTTATTATATATGGAACTATTGATTCGATCTTTTCATTGATCTCATTTGACTCTATCTTCTACAAGATAAATATATAGGTTTTTTAAAGTACTTTTTGATGATAGATCTAGTGGTGATTGTTtactttagttcaaaaataaatattgttGGTTAAAGTTTGAAAAATAATAGTCAATCTTGTCATATATTGTGAGCAGAGCTATAGTAGTATATTTTTATATACAAATCTTATTAATATGTTGCAATGCAAGCCTATACTACTGATTTTGGTAAGTTcattgaatttttcaaaacatgAGTGGACTTCGCATTGTTTCCAATTTACCTTCattttaaataatattttatcaCAACGAATCATTTAAGAATTCAAACGGAATGCAACCATGTGACATGAAGAAGACGGACAGGGGGGATTAATTGGGAACAATCGCGGTTCGCACGCTGCAGGAGGAGCTCGGACCGGACATCACCCGTTTCTTCCCCCACGcaagcgcccgcgccgcgcgatcCCATCACGGTCGTCGTTCACGACTCGCCGGCGAATGCAATCAAGGGCGGCGATGCAGGAACCGGATTGGTCGTCCCTCCCTGTCGACCTCCTCGAGGACATCGTGGACCTGCTGCCGTGGTCGAGCCGCCCGAGGTTCGCCGCCGTGTGCAAGCACTGGCGCTCCGCCGTGCTCCCCTTCTACCCGGCGTGGCTCACGCCTGTCCTCCTCAACGCCGCCGACGTCGGCTCCACCAACGTCCGGTACTACAGCCCCTACCACCACAAGATTTTCGAGATCAGCGACACGCTGGAAAGCCCCAACAGCGCCAAGATCTGCTGCGCCAGGGGGCGCCACCTCACGCTGTGCCAGCGTACGGATTGGGAGATCACGGTGGCTCACATCGACCTCGTGACCGGCGCCATCTGCGACCTGTACCCGCTGGAGCGCTGCAGCTTCGACTTCGTCGTCtacgacggcgagcgcagaaTGTTCGGCATCAAAGCGGTCGGCGTACTCGAGGTCGCCCGCGCCATCCGGTGCGACTGCGGCGGGTGGTACCCGTGGGAGTTCTCCGAGCTCAGCCCCGACGAGCCGAAGCTCAcagcgtcgccggcgacgagtcCCGTCCTCCACCGTGGCTTGCTCTACCTGCTGGGCATCGACGGGAGGCTGGCGGTGTACGACGACCGCCAGCACGAGCGAGGCCTCGTGGTTCTTGACAAGCCCGGAGGGTTCGGCCCCGACCGCGACTGCGACGACTGCTACCTGTTCGAGTCCGACGAGGGCGAGCTCAGGGCCGTGCTCGtgggccgccgcggcacgccggTGCGCGTCGTCAGGCTCGACGAGCAGGAGATGGAGTGGGAGGTGGAGAGCCTGGGAGGGCGGGCGGTGTTCACCGGCACGCCCGCTACACTGATGGTTGAGACCGGCGTCGAGTGGATGCGGAACAGGATCTTTGTCCCGAGGCTCCACAGCTGGCCTGAGACCATCCACGCTGACCTCGTTGAGAGGGGAGGCGAACTGGCCTTTGTGCCTGCgtccgctgcggcggcggcacgggacgGTGGGGCAGGTGAGAAGGGCATATGGAGTTGTGGATTGGAGCCGCAGCAGTCGTCGGAGTTCTGGGAGACCATAGAATTTTTCCACGGTGTCTGGGTTAATTTCAGAAATTAACGTAGGCCTATCTATCATTGACTTGTATATTACCACTGTTTATTTTTACAGGTAAAGCTTTTCTTACATCGGTAAATTAGCATGTGGCACTAGACACGATATTTAACAATGGCCAATCAGTTATACACAGAATAAGGAAAAATTCCATTTTACCCTCTTAACAATTCACTTTGTCCACTTAACCCCTGAACAAATTTGAGGTTCAATTTACTTCCCAAACTATTTCAATTTGTCCTATCTACCCTACTAAGATTTCTCGTTTTAATTTCTCCACGTACAAGTGGAATTTTAGCTTTAAATTTTGCAAAGTAATTTATAATATGATGCCCTATGTTAGAAAATACATTTGATTCTTTTTCACGAATATTTTTCATGCAGATTAGTATCTCTGTGATAAATTTCATGTTAGAGAGTAGATTGGAGTAGATGAAATTGTTGAGGGAGTAAACTGAGCCTAAACTTTGGTAAGGGGTTAAGCGGACAAAGTAAATCGGTGAACGAAACAAAATAGACCTTTTCCCCGCGAAACAACAAGATCAACCTGCCATTCCGTTGCGGATTTGCGATCATAGGAGGGACTGAAggccctttttttttcctgacgGTGTGGCCAAACAATTTATTCTACGGCACCACTCGTATAGGCACTGCGACTGCTAAGATCCTTGTGGCTGCACCAATAAAACaattgtcacaccctgaaatttttgaatttcaggatgtggttaaaaataaaaaaaataattttctcataatttttaaaaatttgccaacatttattttcttttcagtgaattttgtaaaaaaaacaaTAATAATTGGTTGTCTTCTAAATTAAATGAGGTTGTTTGTTGGTTATGAATTCATGCTGTCCTTGCATAGTTTCATTGTTTGTtgttcagtttgaatttgaaatcctgaatttgaatttgaattgaatgtgtttgaatcctttcaaaaatgaaaaaaaaaacctttccTTTACCCCTTTCCTCTTtccagcccagccggcccatctctcctttctccctctcccttttttcttctttccccgcggcccTAAAGTCCCACCGCCGGCCCAGTTCCCCTTCCTCGGCCCAGCTCGGCGCCACCccttccccctctcctccctctgccgcacggggcccgcctgtcggggcttctccttcctcccgacCGAGCGGGACTCCAACTCAAGGAGTCCGGCCCGAACACGCGACGCCGCCCCGCGgcttggcccgcacgccaaggcggCCCTGTAGCCCCTATAAATAGCATCGCCCCCGCACCCCTTGATCCGCacgcccaggccgccgccttTTTCCCCCGCGCAGAACCctagcctcgccgccgccattggagctctgctcgagctcgggccgccgccgagcgacCTCCTCGCTGCAGCCCTTCACAAGCCGAGCGTCCCCGGAGATCTGCGCCACGGTGAGGAACCCCGTCGACCATTTTTCCCCTTCCTTTCCCTCTCTTCTGCTCTCCCTCGCGCGCTATAACTCGTCATCGCCGCAGCACCGCCTCTCATCGCCGAGCGTAACCGCCGCCGCATCTGCGCCCCGAGCCGACCCTCTAGATGCGTTACCCGTCTCGCTCTCTCTTTCCCAGGCCAACCAACGCTTGAAATCGTGCCCGGATGGTCGATTTCGACGAAGTTCGGCGACctcgccgctgcccgccgccgcagacctcgccgccggccgactCAGCACTGCCGCTCATTTCGCCCTTCCGTCCTGATCCGTCCGATCAAAATCTAAAGGTCCAGATTAGATCTAAACCTGAGTCAACAGATCCAATACCGGTCAACACTAGggtcttttgcaaaagagcccctctaTTTCTacaaaattaacccgcagtctaCAACAGTTCAAAAGTGTTAACAAATCAGTCCTTTTATtttctgttttagcccctgttATTCTTATTAATTGAACCCGACGTCCAGGAGCCATGTTTTGCCTTCTagcccctgtagtttaggtttaatctcaTTTAAGTCTCcggtttcttcagatctagcccctggaagctctgtttcttcgcaaataagtccctagaaccttgttttagccatatctttcacgtttcaacTCCATTTTCAGCGATTCTTGTGCTCgcgtgatccttgtgacgtgtgcaatagctttataatctttttatcctctgtgagcacactttgttgtgtcttacaaatcttttctgttagacCTTAACcctttagttaatcgcgactagatccctgaagcaccgtttagtctatagaatcgccgtttagctccgttttccatgtttcttgcgccctcgtaaccgtagcagcgagctctatcctttagtatgctctttaaaagcctttcttttggtgtattgttcttagatgtatcttcttgtttgttttgtatgtttgcccgatgattgttccgagtagaaggacCGTTGTTCGAAGCCtgaagatcaagttttccaAACCAGTAAGAGCTGaagagcaaaagctgaagagcagtaagagtagcttttcgttggagaaagacaagtgaccctaaccatctttctatctatgcttatatacaagagtactttgatttaattggaacatggagaaccacccaagaaaaccttacaaccacaatactatatgacTCTGGTcgtggctaagtaattagatgaactatatgttgtgttgggattgtttcgcttggtggttatgagtttgtgttgtggagcgggggAAGGAATctgtgtcttctgagggaccgcaacggcagggaccaacacatacatatagatgttctttgtaaaggcctcgtagcgtccctatgcaatcacaccttggaagtgtggtattgtgcctgatcagcacatatgcgtggttgggttcaaagttcttcggaacttttacgcgaattgtggtgaaagtgtacaacctctgcagagttaaaactaaccggttagccgtgctcacggtcaagagcggcttggaccctcacatgattaataaacttaaagatggatataaatcacattctggatatttcttgtggccttgctgagtaccaaccataagtgtactcacccttgcttactgctgcccAGAAGGAAAGATGTATGAAGTttgttgaagatgttgctgagttctaggcgtacgcaacccccagtcgactGCTTGTGAAGTTTGAAACCTTCGTTTTCAGGATAAcatgtataactctgatagtcttttaattgtgttattttctcttttacgtgatactgttactgattattcacttataatgtctctatgtgtatgaaacttgatcttgacatacatatagctatgcattcggttttgtccttaaaaccgggtgtgacaacaATCTCAAGCCTCAGTTTCATAAGCCACAACACATACATGTTATATCCAGCAACTGTATACCAACTGAAGATGCAGTACATGATGCAGTACATGACAGGGCGTATGTATATATAAGAACTGTATTTGGATTCGAATTGCATTTCCTTTTTGGGTCCAGAAACTGGGATTCAAACGAGATGCATGTGGTTCGGAATTGGAAAAGTCCGGTTTATATCCTCTAAttatcgcaaaagtctgattttcaaccatcaactacgaaaccggacaacacaggccatccaactgtcaaaaccgggcaaatttggccctgtggtggtttttcattttgtgagaattaaaaatattcaattttacactaaaaattttataagtaattcattttaagtcaaaaaattatgaaatgagtatcaaaagttttctaaaaatgtaacctatctattgtcacatgacttgtgagTTATTcggatctaatttttttatgttcataatatttggctacttgcagttatgcctattattttaataactaagattcaaatggagcaataatagataagttatatttttagaaaaaatttggtactagtttcatagtcttctgatttaaagtgaattagttttgatttttaaatctaattagatttatttaattttttagaaaatacaaaaccaccttcaaaaccaccccaagggccaaatttgtccgattttgacagttggatggtctATATTGTCCGGTTtcatagttgaaggttgaaaatcagacttttacgATAGTTCGATggtgaaaattggacttttccCTTGTTCATATATAGTTGCAAATTGTGTCATCAGTGATGCGTACGTAAAGTTCCTCCCTCTTGATGATTCCGTCTCACATGCCATTCATCATAAAAGTCCAACGGCATAAATAATCTGACCAATCGCATATTCGCATTCATGTCATAACACTTACATACATGAAACAAATAAGAATAATCATATATACACCAGTATTCTGCAGACTGTAGAGCAGCGTTACAATGGCACAATGCCATGACAAGCACGATCATAGGCCATGGCGCCTTTTGCCATTACATTTTTAAAGTCCGAAACGAGCTGAAAAAGTCAAAATATCTTGAGGTTGCGGATAGACACCGGCAGCGCCCAGGCGCCGCTCCCCTTGCTCTGCGCGTCGCGGGCGCACTCCCCGCCAGCCCTcctggccgcgcccgcgcccgccgccttggacgccgccgccccggcgcaGGCGTGGTCGGCCGGGAAGCGGTGCCTCAGGTACACCTTCCGCCCGCAGGCCTTGCAATCGGTGGTGTTGGAGAAGGTGAGCGGCTCCTTGCACCGGCGCGCGGGGCACACCGGCTTGCGCTTCCTCGCCGGGTCGCAGCGGCGCGACCGCACGTGCTCGTCCAGGATCTCCTGCTCGGCCTGCCCCGGCGCCGTCCGCTCGATGGAGTCGCCGCAGTCGGGGCAGACGACGACGGTGCGGCCCTGGTCGGCCTCCTTGGCGCAGCCGTGGCCGCGGTACGTCCGGTGCGCCGCGCAAAAGAGCCCGCCGCACCCGTCGCACTCGATGGGGAGGAAGTCGAGCTGGTTGCAGTCGGCCTCGTCGCAGTGCGCTCCCAGCTCCGGGAACGCCTCCGTGCCCCGCCGCGCCATCACCGCGCCTCCTCTCGCTCCCTTGCCTTGCGCCCTTGCCTTGCGCTTCCGCCTTCCGCAGCGTGGAATCCTTTCCGGTTTCTTGAGGCGTTGGCGATTGATCGATTGCGTGATGAGCGAGCGAGGTGGAGGGCGATGTTGGGATCCAGTTTTATAGGTTGGGCTGGCCAGCTTGGTCGCCGACGCGGATTCGGTCGACCTTCTTTCTTTCGCTGCAAGAAGAAGGCGGTTCCCGTCCCCGTGCGGCGCGCGCTGGCGTGGCCGGTTCGGGTTCGGTGGTTGCGTTCGCATTCTGGATTGGCCGGGTCTCTTCTGGAGGCGACTTTTCTTAGCCGGGGTTGGTTTCCGTTTGCGTTTGGCCCCGTTTGGTTCCATTTTTGATTTTCTAGAACGGATATTCTAGCTTTCGTACGAAGGAccaaatgaagtttatttttaaatttttttaagaaTGTGTAtaacttttcgtgacgaatctaacgatggtaattaatcgatgattagctacagtgatgctacagtaaccattctcaaatcacgcggtcaaaactTCATTAAAATCTTCAGGGTTTTTAGCACaaagttctgaagttggttttataaaatAGTTTTATTTGACATCGTAATTACTGATCAAAGTATTATTATTCTCTTGCAAAAACCAAACCAAATAAAACCTTTGTTTATGCTGTGCGGGAGGCCGGCGTCCGCGTGGGCCGTGACGTGGTGGCCGCGGCAGCTAAGAGGTCGCGGTGGGTTGACCAGGTTGTCCACGTGGGTCCCAGTGACAGGGTGTTTGGAAACACGCTATCCTTATTAGGGCATCCATAGTGTTGGGAACAAGGGGGGTTCTAAGGACTTTAGAGTCGGTCTTATACATAAGAGCACCGGTTCTAAGAGAAGATCATAATACTAAAAGATAAAAACCCGGCCTCAAGCTAAAGACCGAGCCATAAGCAATAAAAAATCAGCAAAGGACTACTATGGAATAAAAGATGCATGCATGCTGCAGGTTGGTGTGCAATCGGAAGGGGACTAAGAGATAGAAaattgttattttatttagatCGGGACCCACTTCTTAAGACCTCATCGACTTTATACATTAGGGCAGGTGATCATATGCGGGGTAGGGCCCAGCTTGAGGGCGGGAGGGGTCACATACACTAGGGATGTCCTTAATGGCCTGCCTTTCGTACTCACATGCGCTCTATAGTTTGGTCCAAATAGAAAACGAGAATGCTCACCGGTGCCATAGCTACGCCTGGCGTGCGCAGAGCTGACTCGCCCAGAGGAGCTGGGCCTGGCCGCCGCCTGGATAGCACATGCGGAAGGGGCAGACCTTGCTCGCTTGTTttctaggccgtgtttagatgtgcAAGGgcaaaatgtaaaatttttataaatcacttACATAATATACTAAATGTAGTGgaaaaataaatcacattatACAAACaactataaatcgcgagacgaatctaatgagcctaattagaacATAATTAgtcactaaattgctacagtaatactacagtaaatatATTCTAacaatggattaattaggctcattagattcgtctcgtagtttacaaacgagatctgtaattagttttgcgattagtctacatttagtactttaaatgttGAAAATTTTCTTGCAAAAacgcaaaatgcaaagtgaactaaacacacccttagtgCCACTAGACTGCATGTACCTCGGCGTCATGACTTGTGGCGTTGAGGTAGATTGTGGCGTTGAGGTAGATGCCACATCGGTGTCATCTCAGTTTATGGGTAGATACCTCGGCGCCACGATTTGTAACGCCAACCTCTAGAgtccaaaaatacaaattattttaaaaaaattaaatatgataatctttcaaaaaaaagctaaaaagtaaaaaaagtGCCGGGGGAATACTGAATGAGAGGCCCAGTCGTGCCTTGCCTGTCCGTCTTTGCATTTGAGGTACACGGTCCAATTGATTCGAGACCACCTAGGCCAATTGGCCAACTGACTTCCTTCCACCGCTATCTTCGTGGAAATTTTCCTTTTTAAAAACCAAATATTTGATCCTTCAACCTTCAACGAACATACCAGCCCTAGGCTACAAGGATAATCATGTCATCATAAACATCATCAAGCATTAAATATGGTTAGAAAGAGTGCATTCAGGGATGATAAAAGTAAAACTAGAGGGCTAACCGCTTTCAAAGTTATAGAGGCGGACAATTCACCCCTATATAGCACTAGCCGTAAACTAAACAAGTAGACAACCTAGCATAAGACGAACAAAAAGGTTCGGTGCTATATCACCTGACGAGAGATTACCTCCATAAAAAAACGCTTCTTTACCACACGCCCACAACTCCTGATGGGGGTGGTGCAGGTCGGCCCATTGAGCCACCGAACCGGCCCACAAAAATGATCCAAATGGGCTCCTTTTGAAAACCATAAACTCAGCCTAGGTCGATGGATCGGATTcactcgaaccctagggtcgAGTGGTTCGACCCACTACTCGGCCGACACCCAACAGGGGCTGCCGctgctcgtgcgccgccgccactgctgtGCTCTGCTGTGCCGACGAGTGCAAGGTTCCATGAGCCGTTTCCTGACCCCCGCCATTGTGTTTCTTCGGCCGGATAGGCGGATCGGAGCTAGCTGCTGCTGACACGGTCCATCTGTTGCAGGAGCGGAGGGACCTGGTGTTCTGCGTGGAGGACCACGTCATCCTGTGCGCCGACTATGACGACCCCATCCACAGCGCCAACGACCTCACCACCACTACCTGCGCTCAGCAGCCCTACAACAACCGCCTCCCTTTTCATCTCCGTCGAGGCGCCTCACTCCCAGCCGATGCCCAAGGTGAGGAATCTTACCGCATCTCCTTCCTCATCTGTCTATCTATTGACATGCTTGTGATTTTTGCAATGGATGTGCTCTGTTGATCTGTTGCCTTGCTTGCATTATGTTCGTTTGTTGCCTTACTGGAAGTTCAGAGATAAAATTTATGTCAATGTTGGTCTGACAAGGTCGGTACCATGGTGATATGAGGTTTGATGTTTCTATTTCTACAAGTTTTTGTATTTATGTCAATGTGCCTAAAATTTAATTGAAGACAATTGTGCACACTGGTGTGAGGTCTTGGAATTGCATAGTCTGATAGGTAGGAACCAAACAGAGCTAATTCTAATGGTGTTACCATAATATCTGAAACTGAAATTAGCCTAATTCGATCAATACTACAGCTTGAAAGTTGCTATTCTGTGCATCTATGCAATTGTTAATGCATCATCCATGagatgcttcttttttttttaaatgtgaATGATTGGCTACTGATTGCTAGTATTTAGATCATGTATGGTGATAAAATATTAAAATTTGGAGCAAGTTCATCTTTATGGTACGTGAAAGtacatctaggcccctaatgggttttggtgagttgatTGACAACGTGATTAAAGGGCTAACAATATTATTGAAGTTGTCATGAGCAGCGATTTATTTACAAATCAATTGTTGTCATTGGCTCATATAATATAGAATCAAACAAAAGGCAAATATTGTTGAAAGTCAAGCATGTTGTGAAGGAAAATAGAAACAAGTGTTCATGTATTGATCAAAGAAGGTTACTAATTATGGCTTGACAAAGTGAAGAGTTATTTGACTAAAGGATCAAAGGTTCATGATTACAACAATATGAAGACATGAGAATGAATAgtggaattcattgttgatgtgcaaagcttAACTCGATGTGGCATAggtaagtgatgaagaaaccaaccgagatgactagaGCGAGGGATtaagcaagctttggtgaaGTGACGGCCTACCATGTGCGAATTGCTAGGGTGAAGTTGCTAGTATCCGTGGGGTTTTCGAAGTATCATATCCAAGCTTTGTTGGGAAAAGCAATGCAATGCCTCAAGTATTTTATTAAGTGACTTAAGGTTCCAAGGACAGATTCGCAAATGTGTTGGGAAttctaagtcactagctcaagtatggatttgctcaaTTGGAAGATACAATGTTGAAATCCCAAGTTTGACAAAGTCAAAATATGGCAAAACAGGAATGATCCAAGACTCAAGTGGTTTACTTGTGTTTtatatttgatcttgagtataggtatgccgtactatcaagagggatgcaatatTGATTGTTTGACTCGATCAAAAATGCTCATAAGTCATCCAAGTGAGTATCCTGAAAGAAAACTATTGAGAATTAATCTAGTGCTACTTGGATGATCAAGTGCTAGCTTGGTGGACCAAGAGAAGCACATTAACTTGGTTTTGGGATTccgcggtcagactggtcccaaGGCATAATGGCTAGGTTTAgccagactggtctgaccggtgtaggGGACCGGTCTGTCCGGTCTGCACTGACAGctctaacggctagtttttcttTATACTTCTTGGCCCTCTCTTGCGTGGGCTGCTGGTTCCCATATTATTCTTGAGCTCCTTGAAGCATTTTCTTGACCAGTTAGctctccccaacactctttgtgagttgtgctaactaGATTGCATATCCTTtgattgggttgagagattgagcgTGTGCGAGCAAAGTGACCATTGTGATAGCTCAATTTCGAGCAGCTGAGAGCAAACATAGCTTGAGCACTCTTGATTCCGTCAAAGATCTCaatttgcatttgttactcttagaGGTGAGCCTCCTAGAGAGCTAGGCGTCGCTGGCTAGCTCCCGActgtgtggtgagcagcggcaagtctgtgcgggcgtgatcttgcccccttggtgaaaaggatcaagatagtggaaAGGATGAGTTGTTGGAAAAAGACccaactcaagggatcgagttgaAAGAAACTCACGCCCAATGAGTTCCTCAACAGAGATGTAGGATTCACTTTGGTGGATCTAAATTTCgaaaaacaaatccttgtgtctccaCTTTGGTTGCCTCACTACTCATTTCTCTAGCTTTACTTTGTGCTTTcgcttcgatctacttggttgtGTTATTGCTGTGTGTGCAGGGACTAGAAATACATTTCATATCACCTACAGAGGCACCACACCAAGTTGTATTTGTGCTAGAGTGAAAAGAGGGGAGAAACTATCATTTTAGGCAGGTTCTGcacaagaccggtctgactggtctttccaaccggtctgaccggttgatcaTTTCAGCACTGCGGTTAAgtcttagaccggtctgaccggtcagtgtgcTGACAGCTTGTTTAAGTGTTGTAATTTGCAGAAATTTAagaacgcctattcacccccctctagaaGACATCCAaaagatcctttcaattggtatcagagcctcggtCTCCGGATTGAAGCTTCATCGCTTGGAGAATCATGATGTCGATCCTATGTGAGGTACCATTTGAGCCACTCCAATGTGATGGTCAAACTACTATTTTTGGTCAGCTCATGTTCTTAATGCTTTAAGGGATTTGGGTCCTTCACATGAGCAGGTTGTAGAAACAAGCATTCTTCCCAAGGACTTTGACAATTTGTCAAGATTGTCAAACGAGGAAAAAGAGTATTGGTTTCGCAACCTTTGTGTCACAAATATCTTGTTTGAGAATATGGATAAAGAACTTTCAGATCTTATACACAAAGAGGACAAGTTACAAGAGACACGTATTGATGCTCATCGTCTTTGGAAGTTTCTTCAAG
This portion of the Panicum virgatum strain AP13 chromosome 2N, P.virgatum_v5, whole genome shotgun sequence genome encodes:
- the LOC120662649 gene encoding uncharacterized protein LOC120662649, coding for MQEPDWSSLPVDLLEDIVDLLPWSSRPRFAAVCKHWRSAVLPFYPAWLTPVLLNAADVGSTNVRYYSPYHHKIFEISDTLESPNSAKICCARGRHLTLCQRTDWEITVAHIDLVTGAICDLYPLERCSFDFVVYDGERRMFGIKAVGVLEVARAIRCDCGGWYPWEFSELSPDEPKLTASPATSPVLHRGLLYLLGIDGRLAVYDDRQHERGLVVLDKPGGFGPDRDCDDCYLFESDEGELRAVLVGRRGTPVRVVRLDEQEMEWEVESLGGRAVFTGTPATLMVETGVEWMRNRIFVPRLHSWPETIHADLVERGGELAFVPASAAAAARDGGAGEKGIWSCGLEPQQSSEFWETIEFFHGVWVNFRN
- the LOC120658846 gene encoding zinc finger AN1 domain-containing stress-associated protein 17-like; the protein is MARRGTEAFPELGAHCDEADCNQLDFLPIECDGCGGLFCAAHRTYRGHGCAKEADQGRTVVVCPDCGDSIERTAPGQAEQEILDEHVRSRRCDPARKRKPVCPARRCKEPLTFSNTTDCKACGRKVYLRHRFPADHACAGAAASKAAGAGAARRAGGECARDAQSKGSGAWALPVSIRNLKIF